In Nocardioides sp. zg-1228, a single window of DNA contains:
- the dapB gene encoding 4-hydroxy-tetrahydrodipicolinate reductase: MSASADGPAGDRTRVGVLGARGKVGTEVCRAVEAAPDTELVASVDAGDDIEELVRSGAEVVVDFTNPDVVMDSLRFCIEHGIHAVVGTTGFDRARLDQLEEWLAAAPGVGVLIAPNFSIGAILMMRFAALAAPFFESVEVVELHHPDKADAPSGTARRTAELIAAARREAGCAPMPDATSTGLEGARGADVDGVRVHGLRVRGLVAHQEVVLGAAGETLTIRHDSLDRVSFTPGVLTGVRAIAEHPGLTVGLEGFLDLG, translated from the coding sequence GTGAGCGCCTCTGCAGACGGACCAGCCGGTGACCGCACGAGGGTCGGCGTGCTCGGCGCGCGCGGCAAGGTCGGCACCGAGGTCTGCCGCGCCGTCGAGGCTGCTCCCGACACCGAGCTGGTGGCCTCCGTCGACGCCGGCGACGACATCGAGGAGCTGGTCCGCTCCGGCGCCGAGGTGGTCGTCGACTTCACCAACCCGGACGTGGTGATGGACAGCCTCCGATTCTGCATCGAGCACGGCATCCACGCGGTCGTCGGTACGACGGGCTTCGACCGCGCGCGCCTCGACCAGCTCGAGGAGTGGCTCGCCGCGGCGCCGGGGGTGGGGGTGCTGATCGCGCCCAACTTCTCCATCGGGGCGATCCTGATGATGCGCTTCGCCGCCCTGGCCGCGCCGTTCTTCGAGTCCGTCGAGGTGGTCGAGCTGCACCACCCCGACAAGGCGGACGCGCCGTCGGGCACCGCCCGGCGCACGGCCGAGCTCATCGCTGCGGCCCGTCGCGAGGCCGGCTGCGCCCCCATGCCCGACGCCACCTCGACCGGGCTCGAGGGCGCCCGCGGCGCCGACGTCGACGGCGTTCGCGTGCACGGCCTGCGGGTGCGCGGCCTCGTCGCGCACCAGGAGGTCGTCCTGGGCGCGGCGGGGGAGACCCTCACCATCCGCCACGACTCGCTCGACCGCGTCTCGTTCACCCCGGGGGTGCTCACGGGCGTGCGGGCCATCGCCGAGCACCCTGGCCTCACGGTCGGGCTGGAGGGCTTCCTGGACCTCGGGTGA
- a CDS encoding class I SAM-dependent methyltransferase, which produces MPPATIPPRIKWAVDLMDVQPADQVLEIGCGPGAGAEAICARLETGKLFAIDRSESGVDRTKRRNQKYVDAGRLVVRQIDLATLRVPVKRLNKVFAFNVNLFWVRACDDEIALLHERVVPGGAVYLFYEAARPELVPNIVKKASENLLRGGFRVSVVEQKAPPVIGIIARR; this is translated from the coding sequence ATGCCACCAGCGACCATCCCGCCGCGCATCAAGTGGGCGGTCGACCTCATGGACGTCCAGCCGGCTGACCAGGTCCTCGAGATCGGGTGCGGCCCCGGCGCGGGCGCCGAGGCGATCTGCGCGCGGCTCGAGACCGGCAAGCTGTTCGCGATCGACCGCTCCGAGTCGGGTGTCGACCGCACCAAGCGCCGCAACCAGAAGTACGTCGACGCCGGCCGGCTCGTCGTGCGCCAGATCGACCTCGCGACGCTGCGGGTGCCGGTCAAGCGGCTCAACAAGGTCTTCGCCTTCAACGTCAACCTGTTCTGGGTGCGCGCCTGCGACGACGAGATCGCCCTGCTCCACGAGCGGGTCGTGCCCGGTGGCGCGGTCTACCTCTTCTACGAGGCGGCGCGCCCCGAGCTGGTGCCCAACATCGTGAAGAAGGCCTCGGAGAACCTGTTGCGCGGCGGCTTCCGGGTGAGCGTGGTCGAGCAGAAGGCTCCCCCGGTCATCGGAATCATCGCGCGCCGCTGA